In Mustela lutreola isolate mMusLut2 chromosome 16, mMusLut2.pri, whole genome shotgun sequence, the genomic window GGGACCCTTCCCCCGTCTCACCTGCCTGCATCCCCCTCATCCCTAGCCCAGTGGTGGTGAGTGAGGCCAGGAGCCACTGGATACTTCACCTTTGGGAGAAGCCACTGTAAGAGCAGTAGAGCCCAGCCCAGGGAAGAAGTGAGTCCCAAGGACATATTCCTCAAACCTGGATCCAGCTGCACCTAGGCCCACCCCATACCTGGACTCCCCAGCCACAGAAGTGACAGCTGTGACAAAGAACCACGTAGGAAGCACAAAGCACGGCTGGCCAGAATGGACTACCTCCCACAGGAAGGGCGCCCACCGGCACTTGCCTGCCCACGATAAGACCTGTGTCTCCAGCCTCCCAGGCAATTACATCCAGCCAaagggagagagtgcaagtgcACTGTGGCAGCTTTTGTGGGCCATCCCCAAAAGAcaacttctctctctacctctcatttttctcttcctctggcctACTGCACCTCCATGCACCATCCCTAgggaggaccaaaccaggcctgGCAGGAGCCTGGCCTTGAGGAAGCCACGGGACGGGCTATGATAGAAATAACCTTTTATTTAACTGTGGCCATTCCAGGGATCTCTTTCTCCTCCCAAGCAAATCTCCTTCTAACTGATTGTAAAGTATCTTGACTGAACCTGGAGAAGTAAGAGGAGCAACGATATGAAAACCATGAGAGAAAAGGATGTGCTGCGCAGAAAGAACGGCACAGGCAAAGGGCAAAGGCCCTGAAACACGCATGGCGTGGTCCAAGGCACAGGTCCCCCCACACCCCAAGCAAGCCCTGGGTGCCCTCCTCACCCGAAGCCGGCCCCGCTCCTCCTCATTGAGCTGCCGCTGTGACAGGGACAAAGTGCCATCCTGCTGGTTCCAGAGCAGTGAGCCCCGCTTCCGAAAGTGGGCACTATCATCTGTGGGGAGTCAGGACTCAGAAGCCACCCCACCACCGAACCCCAAGACCATTGCAATGAccaggctgcttccccctcccaaGCCCCCATGTTCCCACCTGCAAAGTggagacccccaccccaccccaccccaccccactgccccccccccccccccgccacatcCCACCCTCCTATCCCACAGGGCAGCTGACAGCAGATGTCTGAATGCCACAGCTTCcaagccctgcctctgcctcGCCAGGTGACCCAGGGACCATCAcctcatctctctgagcctcagttctccCATCTGCAGAACAGAGGGGCTTCCACCCATGGGGCCATGTCAGAACCAGTGGGGCTTTCCCGAGCAGAGGCCAAGGTCTGAGTCAGGAGGTCTGTGGAAGCTCCCGGCTTCAGCGTTTCTAATAAGTGCCCCAGAGTTTGGTGGCTCAGACCTCTGGACTGTACTGACCTCTGTGCTCTGAGAACCTAAACACCTGAACCGTAGTTGTTTAAGCTGGGCTATAGAGCAGGTCCTGGCTCTACCATTCACTTACAGATGTGATGCCCCtctgggcctgcttccccttctggaAAATGGGGCTCTCTCTAATACCTATACATTGCAGGGCTGCGGGGAGGGCATTAGAGTGAATACACCCAGAACTTCCAGCACCTAGTGCAGGCCACAGAGTGACTGGTCTGAGAAGTTCGCTCTACTGTTGCCCCTAGGCAACTAGGATGTGTCTTACAGTAAAGGGAGTATTCAAAGGTAGAGTTCCTTCTCTCTCATGCCCTCCCTGCCCCAACCTTCCCGGAATAATGCAAACACATTCTGAGGAGCAAAGCTTTCAGTAAACGAAAGGCATGTCTCACATTGGGTGGCATCCAAACCCAAGTTCTTGACTTCACAGGACACCGGCTAAGTACCCAGACTAGGACGTTCCTAGACTTACCAATCTCGAATGAGTGCTCCAGCAGCAGCCCCACCGTGCCACAGCCCTCACCCTCTCGACCTTCTGCTCCGGCCTGCAGGTGAGAGAGAGGTCCCCAGGTGAGGACCATCAGAGCCCgaggcagaaggcaggactgcCGGATCCCAAGACAGACTCAGGCAGAAAGAGGAACCTTACTTTCATATTCATATCCAAACACTGACACCTGTCCACCATGATTCCAACGGGAACTGCCCATTTCATGAAAATTCATGATCTGGATGGTCCCCAGAAACCCAAAGCCTGCAAAGAAGTGTAACCTTGTTTCCAAGGCAACCATCTCCAGTTCCAAGGCAAGTATCTTCATGCCTAGCATCGTAAACATTCGTGGGTTAAAGGATACCTGAGATTCCTTCCCAACCTTATATACAagtggcctctttttttttttttttttttaagattttatttacttattagagagagagagacagagagggaacacaagcagggggagtgggagagggagaagcaggcttccccccaccccgggggcagggagcctgatgtggggctcaatccagggactctgagatcatgacctgagccaaaagcagacgcttaaggactgagccatccaggcgcccctacacgtGGCCTCCTTTACACCTTAACAGCCACAACAAAGACGCCCCTCAGGCTAAGGCTCCTAAGGCTCCACGCtgtcgacttttttttttttttttttaatttgtaaaaaaattgttagattttatttatttgacagagagagatcacgtaggcagagaggcaggcagagagccgggccggggtggggggaaagcaggcgccctgctgagcagagagcccgatgcggggctggatcccatgaccttgagatcatgacctgagtcctaggcagaggctcaacccactgagccacccaggcgcccccacgccGTCCACTTCTCCAAACTCAAATTTCTCCTACCTCTGCATCCTCCAACCACGCCCTTGCACCTACGCAACCCTCACCTGCGCAACTCGGTGTCCAGATTTTAAACCTCCAAATCAAGATACCGCCCTCCTCATGCATATGCAGGAAGCACCTATCCTATTACTCCAGAGCCTCTCCGCAGTTTTCCTTTTAGCCGCCCCTACGTCTCATTTGCCAAAGCTCACCAGGGCCACACCTCCTCATGCATATTTAACGAATGCGGATTCCCGGCGTTCCAACGTTAACACCGGGTTCTTGCTCCAACCTCCTTCGGCGCGTCCTCGTTTTTAAAGCACCGAAAGCCCAGGCGCCAAGTCCATCCGAGCCCCGCCCTCATGCATACTCACGAGCTAGAGCCTTCCTAACTATACTCACTTTCACCTCTTCTCCTCTCTTGGCCCTGCAATACCTCCTTCCCACTTTACCGGACCTAAACACCCGAGACCCAAGCTTTCCGTCAGCGCCGCCCCCTGTGCAGAACCAGTGAGTACTCACCCCCCGCAGAGCGGCTCCGGTTCGGCAGCCACTGCCCCGGGCCCGGCTAGGGACTGCTGCTGCCATCAGCAATAGCAGGAGGAGGTGAGCAGCCACCACACCGACCGCCGCCATTTTGACCGCTTCCCATCAGGCCAGAGGAGGAAACGAGCCGGGCGCTGGGAGCTTGCTGCGCAAACGCTTGCGCCAGCTCTTTGCGCCTGCGCACTAGCACCCTCCCCCTACCGGGGTCTGACGCCAGACCCGTGGCGGTAGCTTTACCCAGGTATCTGGGCACCGCCCCCCTATGATGACGTCACAACAACGGGCGTTTCTTCGGTGACATTTAAGCCTGGTCTGCCGCGTTGTGACGTGTAGAGCCCGCGGCGCCACCCACCCGTTTTCTCTGGCGGCACCTCCCTCCGCTCTCCCCATGGGGCGGGGCGTTGCGATGATGCGGGGGCACGAGATTAAGCCGGCCCCCAGTGGAACAGGTGAGGAGGGACCAGGTGGGATGGCAGGTGAGAGGCGGATCCAGGCCTGACTGGCTTGGACCTGGTGAGGGAACCAGGTGAGGGATGGGGCTGGCGTTGAGAAATCCTGATGGCCAGGATTCCCCTGCTGGCAGAGTGGGACTTCCTGGGCCCTGCAAAGGGGAGGGGTCCCCGGCCCAGTCTCCTGGACTAGACCCCTGAACTTTGCCCCTCTAGAATGCCCCCTGGTTCCGGGCTATCCTACGGGCCGGCCCGGACGGCTCCAACGCCACCTCCTGAGCGGCGAGTTCGACCAGCTGCGAGACTTCCCCATCTTTGAGAGCAACTTTGTGCAGGTGTGGAGCCCCAGAACCCCCTGACACTGAGCCTTACCTTGAGCCCTGACCTCCTGACTTGAGGAACCCCTGACCTGTCAACTTCTGACCATTCTCCCATAACGTTCATCTTCTGGCATTCTGgatcaacccccacccccatgcctctACACCTTTAGCTTCTCTGTGAACCCTGGCCTCTGATTCCCTTGGTTCATTTTCCCTGACTTCACACCTGGATAACTCTTGACTTCTGACCCCAGGATGTCTGACCTCAGACTCAGTGTTTAATACACTTGGCTCATGACCCTTAACCCCACCATTCCTGCCTTCCATCTATCTGCCTTCTAACCTCTAATCCCTGGCTCCAGGTGACCCGGTTAGGAGAAGTCGCCAACAAGGTCACCATGGGGGTGGCAGCCTCCAGTCCAGCCCTGGAACTCCCAGACCTGTTGCTGCTGGCCGGCCCTGCCAAGGATAACGGACGCTTGCAGCTCTTTGGGTGACTGCCCCCATCCCAGCCTagacctcctccttccccagctgtGGGCATCCTGGGCCGCCTCCCTGCAGCACCTCCTCTCACACAGATGACTCCCAGTGCCAGGAGTCTTGGATAGCTGCCAGCCTGCTGCGGGCTGCTGTACACCCAGAACAAAGGGAGGGCAATCCACAGGGACTAGAAATCAGAGCTAGATGGACATGAGGACAGTCCTCAGTTTCACCCTGGCAAGGATCAGGAGAATAACCATGGATGCGGCGCCTGCTGCATACCAGGCACACTGTAGGCCATGAAGGTAGTCTCATCGCTGACATAGTCATATGGTGCGGCTCCTTAGTCCCATCCTTTGAAGAGAtaatctgaggcccagagaggggagccACTTACCCAGAGACCCACAGTGGTTCAGGGGTTGGGTTGGGATTAGAATCTCAGGTTCCTCATCCTTATTGAcctcatgattcttttttttttttttttttaagattttgtttatttatttgacagagagatagagccagagagcataagcagggggaatggcagagggagagggagagcaaaaaGAAGGGAGCCTggctcagggctggatcccagccggccaggtgcccctgacctcATGACTCTTGAGCTCCAGTGCCACACTAAACACAAGCCCTACAGggtcttttgttttctctctgaaaaagGAATGCAAATACACATCAAGGTACAAAACATACATAGCACAAAATAACACCTTTCGCCCATCCTAGGCTCCTGCCTCTAGCTGCCAATAACAAAACATGTACATATGTGTAGTATACTGTAAAAGCATTCTGCCAGTGGCTTTCCCTTTTTTTACTACATCTTACAAttaaggagagaaagggaggaaaggaaggaaagacttacatcacacacacatacacacacacacacacacacacatacacacacaggggtCCACAGTTCTTTGTCTGCAGTTCTGAAACCTAAAAGGTTCTTTTGCAACCCACTTGGTGGCAGAATCTGATTCTGACCTCAACTAAATGAAGGCTACTTACAGCCTTTAATGTATCCCCCCTGTATAAGTTTAGAACATTCCACAAAGCAGTATGCTGACACCTTACGGTGCACCGGGGCATTTTCGCTTCTACActgcttcttttcctttcagtgctAAACTGTCCCACCAATCGACCTCACCACTCACTGAGTGGTGAGCTGCAGTGGGAGGGACACTAATGACAGTGCCAAGGGGTGCTTGGAACCCCTTCAACACCATCCCCCCAAAAAAGCATACCGTCAATTTAAAAGCACTGAACTTGCTCTGCAAATAATGCATCAAGACTCACCAGCCTTCACTTCTAGCCTGCAGCCTGGAGCTGGCCTGGGCCCATTCTATAAGCATTTTATGGGTGTTCCCCCTTCCTTTAAAACCAGGGGCAGGTGTATACTACTTTTCCTCTCTGCTCACTCCTTCATCAGCACTGTATCAGCATTCATTTTATATCAACATAAGTACAAGCCCCATATCCTTTTTTGGACTCCCAAGTTTTCATCTGGTGCTGTTACCATCCTGTCTGGGTTCAAAATCCTGACTTCACCTCTTCTTCACTGGCTTTGGCCAAGTTCCCTACCtgtctgtgcctcaatttcccccATCTGGAACATGGGGATTAGAGGAGAGCCCACCTTCCCAGGCTCTCAGGGGATAAACTGCGTAAATGTTTGTGAAGCCCTTGGAACAGCCCCTGGCAAGGGGTCAGCACCTTGTAAACGTCAACTGTTATTCTGCCACTTGGGGAATGTCATAAAGAGATGAAGCCACCTACTGAGGGACAGTGGTGCCCGGTGTCATGGGATTGCAACCAGTATGGTAGGCAGAGGGCATCCATGCACACAGGCGTGAGGGTGTCTGTCCCCAGAGGTAGCACTGCCAGGCCAGAGGGTGATATATGGTTGCCCCATCGTGGATAAGACTTGGGTCCAAATCCCTGCTGTGTGTATTGGGCCAAATGATCCACCCTCTCAACAAGCATCCACTGAGCACCAACCATGTGAGCCCTGGGTACTTGGGGAGCAGCAGCGAACAAAATGAGATCACAATCTCTGCCTTCAAACTCCCCCTCTGGGAAGGCAAACAGAATAAATGACAATTTGTTCAAGGGGGGAAGGTTTGTGGAGACAGATGGGGCAGCCCAGAGAGAAGGCGTTTTTTGAGAAACACAAGATTAAGGGGCCAAGCCATGGGGCTGGTTGGAGGAAGATTCCCACCCTGAGGCAGTGTCGGAGGTAGAAGCTCGCCTGGTAGGTTTATGGAACAGCAAAGAGGCTGGTGATGCTGGGGCTGAGTGAGCGAGGGGAGTGAGCAGACAGGTAAACAGAGGAGGCGGATCCTGCGGGGCAAGGTCAAGGTGTGGAGGGACCTTGCCTTTACTCTGAGCCGCAGGAGTCACCGGAGGGACGTGAACTCGGGTGTTGGCCGGCGCCCTCTGGCGGCCGCATGGGAACGGAGAGGTGAAGGCTGAGGGAGCTCCCTGGGCGGGTGGCGGGTCCCAGCTGGTGGTGGAAGGGGTTACAAGTGGCCGGATCCTGGAGACGGTGGCATTTTAATGGTGGAGCTGTCAGGGTTTGTGGCAGGATTGGATGAGGATATGAGAGTAACGTGGGGTCAGGAGCAACCCCACGACTTCTGACGGAACAGTGGGAGGATGTAGTTAGGATGCGGAAGGCAAAGAGAAGCAGGTTTGAGTTGGGGAGGTCAGGAATTTGGTCGTTGGACCTGTTATGGGTCTGATGTCATTCTCATATTCAACTGGAAATTTCAAGAAGGCGGCTACCTATTAGAAGGACCAGCGGGAGACACAGAGGTACTATGCGGATGGAAAAAATTcaagaggcagagaaagtgaAAAGGGACTGTCTCTGGGCTGAGAGAGGGGCGTTAGGGTGGGCGACTCCGACCCTGAAGGCGCCCGGGATGGCAAGGCTGCCGAGCCACGGAGCGTCAGAACCTGAGGCTGCCCCTTTCGCCCTCCCAGGTTGTTCCCCTTGCAGTTCGTCCAGCTCTTCGTCCACAACGAAAGCCGCTGGCAACTCAAGGTCAAGTTCCGCACCGGCCGCGCCTTCTACCTGCAGCTGCGGGCCCCGGCCGAGAGCCGAGACCGCGAGTTCGGCCAGTGGGTGCGGCTGCTCTACCGACTGCGTTTCCATTCGGCCGAGGGAGCCGTGCCTTTCACGCAGGAGTACTCGCCGGTGGAGGATGGAGACGACGAGGACGACGAGGACGACGACCTGATAGagcgggaggaggtgggaggaggggcggggatgctggggaggaggtggggcggggagagggcgTGGCTGGGGCTGGACTCCGGGGTT contains:
- the GARIN5A gene encoding Golgi-associated RAB2 interactor protein 5A isoform X1 — protein: MGRGVAMMRGHEIKPAPSGTGEEGPGGMAECPLVPGYPTGRPGRLQRHLLSGEFDQLRDFPIFESNFVQVTRLGEVANKVTMGVAASSPALELPDLLLLAGPAKDNGRLQLFGLFPLQFVQLFVHNESRWQLKVKFRTGRAFYLQLRAPAESRDREFGQWVRLLYRLRFHSAEGAVPFTQEYSPVEDGDDEDDEDDDLIEREEIQAMEARLDPQTSELWGL
- the GARIN5A gene encoding Golgi-associated RAB2 interactor protein 5A isoform X2 codes for the protein MGRGVAMMRGHEIKPAPSGTECPLVPGYPTGRPGRLQRHLLSGEFDQLRDFPIFESNFVQVTRLGEVANKVTMGVAASSPALELPDLLLLAGPAKDNGRLQLFGLFPLQFVQLFVHNESRWQLKVKFRTGRAFYLQLRAPAESRDREFGQWVRLLYRLRFHSAEGAVPFTQEYSPVEDGDDEDDEDDDLIEREEIQAMEARLDPQTSELWGL